Proteins from a single region of Felis catus isolate Fca126 chromosome B4, F.catus_Fca126_mat1.0, whole genome shotgun sequence:
- the KLHDC7B gene encoding kelch domain-containing protein 7B: MPVQTAVQARVWDRLTGSTPSFQPATQLLTLSLQPRTMVQGASEPDGPGWGWDGEDDWDSAVLTLLALAVVAATALALHWFGSGQDQEAAGPASTTPGAQPSQAGGASPALPLQPKVSGGVEGHSSGQGQPDPPGRGQGSPAAAGAQDQELRGGGLAATAAPPLKTPGEVASGGALERQHDSATPEALRGKGREPLRPDTAFLGRSKVGGTSGPLLIHFTPRSPGRETEGQVEAGGVRAKVPAHQALVHTAEQDTSPWQQGVGPPGSLERGRRSRRWQVDQGSEDRHRRLPKLDPLRLGSVVSVWDAVDAASSLSTGSQRPPLPLELPPPRATQTGPLTEGTVKGHRESSLHPASVLALESREAGPQAPRESQGPPASVEGWPWERSFVQTPDSMGPWPEGSQCGHPLLSQGRGTADASNAVKAGAQGSGDRSFFSSGPGGAEQQRGHGLLEGRPSWQGQRGQSIGQEAGSLDTEKRPPDTPGSATLSPRIPKPLPPLASPPTAHPHGGLLPAGSTLPTSSPSDSLSLRVTPAPVPTPVRSSESRPMSQEPSVALCKDNQEGQISSSWENLISMVLRSHPFPRQERRQGRAPRAAPRSPRDPSTDAPSENRESGSPPEGAATSLEVRNGSAVGMVTEAGTGGLPEAGCPQQQRSSDTREAPTPDPPSGPRPDAVDERHPDSPLPGAAMPGAPSRSPGQRQPSPVPSPTARGVSQPVPRPRKRSMCEIAESSEREVSQMVPLRQEGEAPGERPRPAGSGAVLTEKQEARKLKVLLQRPGSRGVAEGPRKPSSLAREPTLAAARRQRLDLGSCLDVLAFAQQHGQPGLVQETYALMSDNLLHVLGDPGLYRQLSGAERERILSLRTGRGQAVVGVLVLPSLYPLSRSGLTRGPCGEEAPTAGPAPLPPRTHLHVFNPQENTWRPLTQVPEEAPLRGCGLCTMHNYLFLAGGIRGSGAKAVCSNEVFCYNPLTNIWSQVRPMQQARAQLKLVALDGLLYAIGGECLYSMERYDPRTDAWTSRAPLPAGTFPVAHEAVACRGDIYVTGGHLFYRLLRYSPAKDAWDECPYSASHRRPSDMVALGGFLYRFDLLRGVGAAVMRYNTVTGSWSRAASLPLPDPAPLHCTALGNTIYCLNHQVTATFTVSEGTAQFQARELQPFPLGSKGVLCPFILTLPATDRLQTAL; the protein is encoded by the exons ATGCCTGTGCAGACAGCAGTCCAGGCCCGAGTGTGGGACAGACTTACAGGCAGCACTCCAAGCTTCCAGCCTGCGACCCAGCTCCTCACGCTGAGTCTGCAGCCCCGCACCATGGTCCAGGGGGCCTCGGAGCCTGATGGCCCCGGctggggctgggatggggaggaTGACTGGGACAGCGCTGTCCTCACCCTGCTGGCGCTGGCTGTGGTGGCTGCCACGGCACTGGCTTTGCACTGGTTTGGCTCTGGGCAGGACCAGGAGGCGGCAGGACCTGCATCCACGACCCCCGGGGCCCAGCCTTCTCAGGCTGGAGgagccagcccagccctgcccctgcagcCCAAGGTCAGTGGTGGCGTCGAGGGACACAGCTCAGGGCAGGGGCAGCCAGACCCTCCAGGACGTGGCCAGGGGAGTCCAGCTGCAGCAGGGGCCCAAGATCAGGAGCTCCGGGGAGGTGGCCTGGCTGCCACAGCGGCACCTCCACTCAAGACACCCGGCGAGGTGGCCAGTGGAGGGGCCTTGGAACGGCAGCACGACAGTGCCACTCCGGAAGCCCTGCGAGGTAAAGGAAGGGAGCCTCTCAGGCCAGATACTGCCTTCCTGGGTCGGAGCAAAGTAGGGGGGACATCCGGCCCCCTCCTGATACACTTCACCCCTCGGAGTCCTGGCAGAGAGACTGAAGGGCAAGTGGAGGCAGGAGGTGTTCGAGCCAAGGTGCCAGCTCACCAGGCCCTGGTCCACACAGCAGAACAGGacaccagcccctggcaacaaGGTGTAGGGCCACCTGGCTCGCTAGAGAGAGGCCGAAGAAGCCGGCGGTGGCAGGTGGACCAAGGCTCGGAAGATAGACACCGCCGCCTCCCAAAGCTGGACCCCCTCCGCCTGGGCTCTGTGGTGAGTGTGTGGGATGCCGTGGATGCAGCCAGCAGCCTCTCCACAGGCTCCCAGAGGCCTCCTCTCCCCTTGGAGCTGCCTCCACCACGTGCCACGCAGACTGGGCCCTTGACAGAGGGCACAGtgaaggggcacagggagagcaGCCTCCATCCAGCCTCAGTCCTAGCTCTGGAGAGCAGGGAGGctgggccccaggctcccagggaGTCTCAGGGACCCCCAGCCTCCGTGGAAGGCTGGCCGTGGGAGAGGAGCTTCGTCCAGACCCCAGACTCCATGGGCCCATGGCCAGAGGGGTCGCAATGCGGACATCCACTCTTGTCTCAAGGACGGGGGACCGCAGACGCCAGCAATGCGGTAAAGGCTGGGGCTCAAGGCTCTGGAGACCGCTCTTTCTTCAGCTCAGGGCCGGGTGGGGCAGAGCAGCAACGGGGCCATGGCCTCCTAGAAGGGAGACCATCTTGGCAAGGCCAGCGCGGGCAGAGCATCGGGCAGGAGGCAGGCAGTCTGGACACAGAAAAGCgccccccagacacccctggcTCAGCCACGCTCTCCCCGCGCATCCCTAAACCCCTCCCGCCCTTGGCTTCCCCGCCCACAGCACATCCCCACGGAGGCCTCTTACCTGCAGGCTCAACCCTTCCGACCTCCTCTCCTTCAGACTCTTTGTCCCTCAGAGTTA ccccagccccagttcCGACCCCTGTCCGGAGTAGTGAGTCAAGGCCTATGTCCCAGGAGCCCAGTGTGGCTCTCTGCAAGGACAACCAGGAAGGGCAGATCTCATCTAGCTGGGAAAACCTTATTTCGATGGTTCTTAGGAGTCACCCTTTCCCCAGGCAAGAGAGGCGCCAAGGGAGAGCCCCAAGGGCAGCTCCCAGGAGCCCTAGAGATCCCAGCACTGATGCACCCTCTGAGAACAGAGAGTCTGGTTCTCCCCCCGAAGGGGCCGCCACCAGCCTGGAGGTCAGGAATGGCTCCGCCGTTGGAATGGTCACAGAAGCTGGCACAGGGGGCCTGCCTGAGGCTGGGTGTCCGCAACAGCAGAGAAGCTCGGATACCAGGGAGGCTCCTACTCCAGACCCTCCCTCAGGCCCAAGGCCAGATGCAGTGGATGAGAGACATCCAGACTCCCCACTGCCTGGAGCCGCAATGCCTGGGGCCCCATCACGGTCCCCTGGGCAGAGGCAACCCAGCCCTGTACCCTCCCCCACCGCTAGGGGGGTCTCACAGCCTGTCCCACGGCCCCGGAAACGCAGCATGTGTGAAATAGCAGAGAGCTCTGAGCGGGAGGTCAGCCAGATGGTACCactgaggcaggagggagaggctccaggggagaggCCCCGCCCTGCAGGCAGCGGGGCAGTCCTCACAGAAAAGCAGGAGGCCCGAAAACTCAAGGTGCTTCTGCAGAGGCCCGGGAGCCGGGGGGTGGCGGAGGGGCCTCGGAAGCCCAGCTCCCTAGCCCGGGAGCCCACTCTGGCCGCGGCTCGACGACAGCGGCTGGACCTGGGCAGCTGCCTGGATGTACTGGCCTTTGCCCAGCAGCACGGGCAGCCTGGCCTGGTGCAGGAGACCTATGCGCTGATGAGCGACAATCTGCTGCACGTGCTAGGAGACCCGGGCCTCTACCGGCAGCTGAGCGGGGCCGAGCGGGAGCGCATCCTGAGCCTTCGGACGGGCCGGGGCCAGGCGGTGGTGGGGGTCCTTGTGCTGCCCAGCCTCTACCCGCTGAGCCGCTCGGGGCTCACAAGGGGCCCTTGTGGGGAGGAGGCCCCTACGGCGGGACCCGCACCCCTGCCTCCTCGCACGCACCTGCACGTGTTCAACCCCCAAGAAAACACATGGCGGCCCCTGACACAGGTGCCGGAGGAGGCCCCGCTGCGGGGCTGTGGCCTCTGCACCATGCACAACTACCTGTTCCTGGCGGGGGGCATCCGCGGCTCCGGTGCCAAGGCTGTCTGCTCCAACGAGGTCTTCTGCTACAACCCACTGACCAACATCTGGAGCCAGGTGCGGCCCATGCAGCAGGCCCGTGCCCAGCTCAAGCTGGTGGCCCTGGATGGGCTTCTTTACGCCATCGGTGGAGAGTGCCTGTACAGCATGGAGCGCTATGACCCGCGCACGGATGCCTGGACCTCGCGCGCGCCCCTCCCTGCGGGCACCTTCCCTGTGGCACACGAGGCTGTGGCCTGCCGTGGGGACATCTATGTCACTGGGGGCCACCTCTTCTACCGCTTGCTCAGGTACAGCCCTGCGAAGGATGCGTGGGATGAGTGCCCCTACAGTGCCAGCCACCGGCGTCCCAGCGACATGGTGGCATTGGGAGGTTTCCTGTACCGCTTCGACCTGCTGCGGGGTGTGGGCGCTGCGGTGATGCGCTACAACACTGTAACGGGCTCCTGGAGCCGggctgcctccctgcccctgcccgacCCGGCCCCCCTGCACTGCACCGCACTGGGCAACACCATTTACTGCCTCAACCACCAGGTCACCGCCACCTTTACGGTCTCTGAGGGGACTGCCCAGTTCCAGGCCAGGGAGTTGCAACCCTTTCCTCTGGGGAGTAAGGGGGTCCTCTGTCCATTCATCTTGACTCTGCCTGCCACCGACCGGCTGCAAACAGCCCTCTGA